The following proteins are encoded in a genomic region of Candidatus Bathyarchaeota archaeon:
- a CDS encoding exosortase/archaeosortase family protein gives MEKQKISSKISLSSLRNSISLAVAVKFSAIAAAVIVFYLQDLGFIFNNALSDESSTHLLIIPFMFLYILYRKRKVLLASVNQTHREGLGNIFDTAIGALLCATSVLIYWYGSYTFTPIEYHMFTLPIFTTGLTLLFFNRHTLRHLVVPILFLFFLTPPPTEILYGAGSALSVVSAIVANGVTNLVGIATNFSASQYGSPLISMVTPSGESLTFSVDIACSGIYSLIGFVVFSAFIAYIIRESPTRKLVTLLMGIPLIVALNIFRITALLIIGYNFGDEVALQVFHTVGGTVLMFIGTIILFGITEKIFKKRAIPAGCLTCEQTPVTPPHGFCDNCGKLLSYPKEKLKKVDLVKIISVIFIVIVLVSIQSPVFALTNVGAELTVQTPSGEQGNSEILPQIEGYTLNFLKRDTAFEATAGQDASLIYVYTPINPGNGSNPQIWVTIEVATAVSSLHRWETCLVNYPISQGYKPSVTQLDLRDVQINDNPPVLARYFSFQDNTDDLTQVVLYWYQTGTFSQNGTSISQNVKISLILYPSSPALVQAAEDALLPVAVTVNSYWEPIKSWATFSIIISQNGLTLSIVCLALLVALIAYKLLFIDRAQRELLKNLYGKIPEKDRFLLQIINKTKGNFTLATLSEELQKSAGTPVPEDWLKQELEQAEQAGFIEKIIVNKNDVPIIKWRINLKLTT, from the coding sequence ATGGAAAAACAGAAAATTTCATCCAAAATCAGTTTATCCTCACTTCGTAACAGTATTTCTTTAGCTGTAGCAGTCAAGTTTTCTGCAATTGCGGCGGCAGTGATAGTTTTTTACCTTCAGGATTTAGGGTTCATCTTTAATAATGCATTAAGTGATGAATCCTCAACACACCTGCTAATAATTCCATTCATGTTTCTCTACATTCTTTACAGAAAAAGAAAAGTGCTGCTGGCATCGGTAAACCAGACGCACCGCGAAGGTTTAGGCAACATATTTGACACAGCAATAGGTGCCTTGCTGTGTGCAACTTCGGTTTTGATTTACTGGTATGGCTCCTATACCTTCACACCCATAGAGTACCATATGTTCACGCTTCCAATATTCACCACAGGCTTAACCCTGCTATTCTTTAACAGGCACACTCTGCGGCATCTTGTGGTTCCAATTCTCTTCCTGTTCTTCCTCACACCACCACCTACCGAAATCCTTTATGGAGCAGGTTCAGCGCTTTCTGTTGTCAGTGCTATAGTGGCAAACGGCGTCACTAACTTGGTAGGTATAGCAACAAATTTTTCTGCCAGTCAGTATGGAAGCCCATTAATTTCTATGGTAACACCCAGCGGAGAAAGCTTGACGTTTAGTGTAGATATTGCTTGTTCAGGAATTTACAGTTTAATTGGTTTTGTCGTGTTTTCAGCTTTCATAGCATACATCATAAGGGAAAGCCCAACAAGAAAATTAGTCACACTACTTATGGGCATACCGCTTATTGTTGCCTTAAACATTTTCAGAATAACTGCACTGTTAATTATTGGCTATAACTTTGGCGATGAAGTTGCCCTACAAGTTTTCCACACAGTAGGCGGAACAGTGCTAATGTTTATTGGCACAATAATTTTGTTTGGAATCACAGAGAAAATCTTCAAAAAACGAGCCATCCCAGCAGGTTGCCTAACATGCGAACAGACCCCAGTTACCCCGCCACATGGCTTTTGTGACAACTGCGGGAAACTGTTAAGTTATCCTAAAGAAAAACTGAAAAAGGTTGACTTAGTGAAAATTATTTCAGTCATCTTTATCGTGATTGTACTTGTTTCTATCCAGTCACCTGTCTTTGCATTAACAAATGTGGGGGCAGAATTAACGGTTCAGACACCTTCAGGAGAGCAGGGCAACTCAGAAATTCTCCCCCAAATTGAGGGTTATACATTGAATTTTCTTAAACGCGACACCGCCTTTGAAGCAACTGCAGGCCAAGATGCATCCTTGATTTATGTTTACACGCCCATTAACCCTGGCAACGGCTCGAATCCTCAAATTTGGGTTACCATAGAAGTTGCCACAGCCGTCAGTTCGCTTCACCGCTGGGAAACATGCCTTGTTAATTACCCGATTAGTCAAGGTTACAAGCCAAGCGTTACTCAGTTAGATTTAAGAGATGTACAAATAAATGATAACCCACCAGTTTTGGCGCGGTATTTCTCTTTCCAAGATAACACTGACGACCTAACCCAAGTGGTTCTGTACTGGTACCAAACAGGAACCTTTTCACAGAACGGAACAAGCATCTCTCAAAACGTGAAAATTAGCTTAATTTTGTACCCAAGCAGCCCAGCACTTGTTCAGGCAGCGGAGGATGCTCTTTTGCCAGTTGCGGTTACAGTTAACAGTTACTGGGAACCCATTAAAAGCTGGGCAACTTTCTCTATAATTATTTCTCAAAACGGATTAACGCTGTCAATTGTGTGCCTTGCTTTGCTTGTAGCTTTGATAGCCTACAAACTGTTATTTATTGACCGGGCGCAGCGGGAATTGCTTAAGAACTTGTATGGTAAAATCCCAGAAAAAGACCGATTCCTACTACAAATAATCAACAAAACAAAAGGCAACTTTACACTGGCAACACTATCAGAAGAACTACAAAAAAGCGCAGGAACACCCGTACCAGAAGATTGGTTAAAACAGGAACTTGAGCAGGCAGAACAGGCAGGTTTCATCGAGAAAATAATCGTTAACAAAAATGATGTGCCGATAATCAAATGGAGAATTAACCTGAAATTAACTACTTAA
- a CDS encoding PAS domain S-box protein, with protein sequence MIPFFYSLLLWGAIITLDFAVAIKIFLLYRKDKDTRKLMFTIGLLICSGIYILAAIGVGNTFFEKNVFYWSPLPILLAFILTLLDNRFFIGNKKIFPVFLLGTAISVALFFVPITINSFYFLIGAVVFSLGLAFLQYSKEFDISSVLMFLSVPCFTACFLAIGPGLIELALFAGFSAMATLLLAFEAANRQDSAALPIIALKQQLTAAEQNFSKLFSLLPDPAVIVDGQGIFLAMTKSVTLMTGYTRDDLIGANFTTSTVLTPSSRDLLIKNHLKRMHGAQIEPYIIELYHKDGRKLEFEVNALKIEYAGSPADMVVLRNLTERNRLLKSLEHEQERFQSIAESTGDWIWEIDLEGKFIYSNQVVADILGYTAEEIIGRNYCDFNASSCKRGWQDFLQVFKNPDKGGINRYCLHKDGHTIVLETHGVPVYVDQKMVGYRGVDRDVTEKLAMEERLLKSEKLAAIGEMATMVTHDLRNPLQGLSTAVFYVKKATRNVPNEKLASAIQHIEESIKYSNKILNDLVDYSENFRLDLTETNPQTIVNRALKILIIPKTVQIVNQASDAPKIFLDTDRMQRVMVNLFSNAIEAMEDGGTLTVSSRENNQNLELSISDTGDGIPEQKMAKLWTPFFTTKAKGMGLGLPICKRIVEAHSGKIFVETQKGKGTTFTLVLPLNLKRGEPVCLIAASSKETTKYSLY encoded by the coding sequence ATGATTCCTTTCTTTTACTCATTACTTCTTTGGGGCGCAATTATCACTCTTGATTTTGCAGTAGCTATAAAAATTTTCTTGCTATACCGAAAAGACAAAGACACCCGCAAATTAATGTTCACCATCGGACTTTTGATATGTTCGGGCATTTACATACTAGCCGCTATAGGCGTAGGAAACACTTTTTTTGAAAAAAACGTTTTTTACTGGTCCCCCCTTCCTATCTTGTTAGCTTTTATTTTGACTTTGCTTGATAACCGCTTCTTCATAGGCAACAAAAAAATCTTTCCAGTCTTCCTTTTAGGAACCGCAATATCTGTTGCACTATTTTTTGTTCCTATCACGATAAACTCTTTTTACTTTTTAATCGGTGCCGTAGTTTTCTCCTTAGGACTTGCTTTTTTGCAATATTCCAAAGAATTTGACATTTCATCAGTACTCATGTTTCTTTCAGTTCCCTGCTTTACGGCTTGCTTCTTAGCGATTGGTCCCGGATTAATTGAACTAGCACTTTTTGCTGGATTCTCCGCAATGGCAACTTTGCTGCTGGCCTTTGAGGCTGCAAATAGACAGGACAGTGCGGCTTTGCCTATTATTGCTTTAAAACAGCAGTTAACGGCTGCTGAACAGAATTTTTCCAAACTCTTTAGTCTGCTTCCTGACCCAGCGGTGATTGTTGATGGTCAAGGCATTTTTTTGGCAATGACAAAAAGTGTGACTTTAATGACTGGTTATACAAGAGATGACTTAATCGGCGCAAACTTTACAACATCCACAGTGTTAACCCCGAGCAGTAGAGACTTGCTGATAAAGAACCATTTGAAACGTATGCATGGCGCACAAATTGAGCCTTACATTATTGAACTTTACCATAAAGATGGGCGGAAATTAGAGTTTGAGGTTAACGCCTTAAAAATTGAATATGCTGGGTCACCTGCTGACATGGTTGTTTTACGAAACCTAACTGAAAGAAACAGGTTACTTAAATCCTTAGAACACGAGCAGGAACGGTTCCAAAGCATCGCTGAAAGCACAGGTGACTGGATATGGGAAATCGACCTTGAAGGCAAATTTATCTACTCAAATCAAGTTGTAGCGGACATTTTAGGATATACTGCAGAAGAAATAATCGGCAGAAACTACTGCGACTTCAATGCGTCAAGCTGCAAAAGAGGCTGGCAGGACTTTTTACAGGTTTTTAAGAACCCCGATAAAGGTGGCATTAACAGGTATTGCCTGCATAAGGATGGACACACTATTGTTTTAGAAACCCACGGCGTTCCTGTTTATGTTGACCAAAAAATGGTGGGTTACCGAGGCGTGGACCGCGACGTCACAGAAAAACTGGCAATGGAGGAGAGACTGCTTAAGTCTGAAAAATTGGCGGCAATAGGCGAAATGGCAACAATGGTGACACATGATTTGCGTAATCCACTTCAGGGCTTATCAACGGCTGTTTTCTATGTGAAGAAAGCCACGCGTAATGTGCCTAATGAAAAATTGGCGTCTGCAATTCAGCATATTGAGGAATCAATTAAGTACTCAAACAAAATCCTCAATGACCTTGTCGATTATTCTGAGAACTTTAGGCTTGACTTAACCGAAACTAACCCGCAAACAATTGTCAACAGGGCGCTAAAGATTCTCATTATTCCTAAAACAGTGCAAATCGTTAATCAAGCAAGTGATGCGCCAAAAATTTTCCTTGACACAGACCGAATGCAACGCGTTATGGTTAATCTTTTTTCAAATGCTATCGAAGCAATGGAAGACGGCGGAACTCTAACGGTGAGCAGCAGGGAAAATAATCAAAACCTTGAACTTTCTATTTCAGACACGGGCGATGGTATTCCCGAACAAAAAATGGCTAAACTCTGGACGCCCTTCTTCACAACTAAAGCCAAAGGCATGGGGCTTGGCTTACCCATTTGTAAACGCATAGTTGAAGCACATAGTGGCAAAATTTTTGTTGAAACACAAAAAGGTAAAGGCACCACTTTCACGTTAGTGCTGCCTCTTAACCTTAAACGGGGAGAACCCGTTTGTTTAATTGCGGCGTCTTCAAAGGAAACCACTAAATACTCGCTATACTGA
- the tuf gene encoding translation elongation factor EF-1 subunit alpha, with the protein MSKSDKPHLNIIIMGHVDNGKSTTTGHLLYLAGVIDQRTIDAYKAEAEKLGKGTFHFAWVLDNLKEERERGVTIDLRFLQFPTKKYNMTVIDAPGHRDFIKNMITGASQADAAVLFSSAKKGEFEAGIGAGGQTREHAFLAFTLGIRQLIVAINKMDDNTVNWSQERYDEMKNEISRMLRMVGYKIEKVHFIPVSGWTGDNLLKKSEKMPWYNGPTMMEAFDLLELPAKPTNKPLRVPVQDIYTITGIGTVPVGRVETGVLKPGQSLIFMPSNKTAEVKSIEMHHTSIPAAEPGDNIGMNVRGIAKNDVHRGDVAGPVDNPPTVAKEFIGQIIVIYHPTAIAAGYTPVLHYHTGQIACRFTELIKKIDPRTGQVSEEHPSYLKTGDAAWVRMEPLHPIAIETFNDFPELGRFAIRDMGTTVAAGAVKEVTKKGP; encoded by the coding sequence ATGAGTAAAAGTGATAAACCCCACCTGAACATTATCATCATGGGGCACGTTGACAACGGCAAATCAACAACCACCGGACACTTACTATATCTAGCAGGCGTTATTGACCAAAGGACAATCGACGCTTACAAGGCAGAAGCAGAAAAACTAGGAAAAGGAACATTCCACTTCGCGTGGGTGCTCGACAACTTGAAGGAAGAACGAGAACGCGGTGTCACCATTGACCTTCGATTCCTACAATTCCCAACCAAGAAATACAACATGACTGTCATTGATGCACCAGGACACAGAGACTTTATCAAAAACATGATTACTGGCGCAAGCCAAGCTGACGCAGCTGTCCTCTTCAGTTCAGCCAAGAAAGGCGAATTCGAAGCAGGCATCGGCGCAGGTGGTCAAACAAGAGAACACGCCTTCTTAGCATTCACCTTGGGTATACGCCAATTAATTGTTGCCATCAACAAGATGGATGACAACACAGTTAACTGGAGCCAAGAACGTTACGATGAAATGAAGAATGAAATTTCAAGAATGCTCAGAATGGTCGGCTACAAGATTGAGAAAGTTCACTTCATACCAGTTTCAGGCTGGACAGGCGACAACTTGCTCAAGAAGAGCGAGAAGATGCCATGGTACAATGGTCCAACCATGATGGAAGCATTTGACCTTCTAGAACTTCCAGCAAAACCAACCAACAAACCACTCCGTGTTCCAGTCCAAGACATCTACACAATCACAGGCATCGGCACTGTCCCAGTTGGCAGAGTTGAAACAGGTGTTCTAAAACCAGGACAAAGCCTTATCTTCATGCCATCAAACAAGACAGCTGAAGTCAAATCTATCGAAATGCACCACACAAGCATCCCCGCTGCAGAACCAGGAGACAACATTGGTATGAACGTTAGAGGCATCGCAAAGAACGATGTCCACCGTGGAGACGTTGCAGGTCCAGTTGACAATCCACCAACAGTTGCTAAAGAATTCATCGGGCAAATCATCGTTATCTACCACCCAACAGCAATCGCAGCAGGATACACTCCAGTGCTTCACTACCACACAGGACAAATCGCATGCCGCTTCACTGAACTAATCAAGAAGATTGACCCAAGAACTGGTCAAGTATCTGAGGAGCACCCAAGCTATCTCAAAACTGGTGATGCTGCTTGGGTACGCATGGAGCCACTGCACCCCATTGCTATCGAAACTTTCAATGACTTCCCCGAACTCGGCAGGTTTGCAATCCGAGACATGGGCACAACTGTAGCCGCTGGCGCAGTAAAAGAAGTCACCAAAAAGGGTCCATAA
- a CDS encoding DUF1622 domain-containing protein, producing the protein MVVTQKLFSKCNFLVVILLILIIAVAVLGAFFSFFYPNLISVFLGPTYIPGGLIYDAIYVVLSIAANTLYLIGGGVIVFGALFVTVRFIQIKLKDPYRPSSSTHYLSGYLTLSLNFFIGAEIIRTVATRTMAEFELLLLVIFSRGLFSLILYLERRWHGTAETE; encoded by the coding sequence ATGGTTGTAACCCAGAAACTTTTCTCAAAATGTAATTTTCTTGTTGTTATTCTGTTAATTTTGATAATCGCTGTTGCAGTTTTGGGTGCTTTTTTTAGTTTCTTTTATCCTAATTTAATCTCAGTATTTTTAGGACCCACATACATTCCTGGAGGCTTAATTTATGATGCAATTTATGTTGTTCTGTCTATAGCCGCTAATACTCTTTATTTGATTGGTGGCGGTGTTATCGTTTTTGGCGCCTTGTTTGTAACAGTCAGGTTTATTCAAATTAAACTTAAAGACCCCTATCGTCCGTCCTCTTCTACCCATTACTTGTCAGGATACTTAACACTAAGTCTAAACTTTTTTATTGGCGCAGAAATCATTCGCACTGTAGCTACTAGAACAATGGCTGAGTTTGAGCTGCTTCTTTTAGTAATTTTCAGCCGAGGTCTTTTCAGCCTGATTCTCTACTTGGAGAGGAGATGGCATGGAACCGCTGAGACGGAGTGA
- a CDS encoding GNAT family N-acetyltransferase: protein MSNLASLEQFWCDLVLNFRGSKKLDDAIAISYPKAPFFAVNHVADVKAKEESSANLLVEAEGFFRSQKVPFSSFRISPQTPSTFRNCLEENGFLAQSDQSVMIYSKTALPQFSNSQGTTVKAVENMEDVEVMSDLMMEIFEMPPEWKQGFLEFNVESFQRGWRFYLAYVDDEPVGTCALFSSGGVSGIFNVGTLKQYRGYGTGSALTIQALKDSMAEGNVLHSLQAECGGNAERLYLKLGFVVDHKIQFYAKDLT, encoded by the coding sequence ATGAGCAATCTTGCAAGTCTTGAGCAGTTTTGGTGTGACCTTGTCTTAAATTTTAGGGGTTCCAAAAAACTTGATGACGCAATCGCAATCTCCTATCCCAAAGCGCCATTTTTTGCGGTTAACCATGTAGCAGACGTTAAAGCAAAAGAAGAATCATCAGCAAACCTGCTGGTTGAGGCTGAAGGGTTTTTCCGTTCCCAAAAAGTGCCCTTTAGCAGTTTTAGAATTTCACCACAGACCCCAAGCACATTTAGGAATTGTTTGGAGGAGAACGGGTTTTTGGCACAAAGCGACCAATCCGTTATGATATACAGCAAAACTGCTCTGCCGCAATTTTCAAACAGTCAAGGAACAACTGTTAAGGCAGTGGAGAACATGGAGGATGTTGAGGTTATGTCGGATTTGATGATGGAGATTTTTGAGATGCCACCCGAGTGGAAGCAGGGATTTTTAGAGTTTAACGTGGAAAGTTTCCAGAGGGGCTGGCGGTTTTACTTAGCATACGTTGATGACGAACCTGTGGGTACCTGTGCATTGTTTTCGTCTGGCGGCGTGAGTGGTATATTTAATGTTGGCACACTCAAACAGTACAGGGGTTATGGTACGGGTTCAGCTTTAACGATTCAAGCCCTTAAAGACTCCATGGCTGAAGGAAATGTTTTGCATTCGTTGCAGGCGGAGTGCGGGGGAAACGCAGAGAGGTTGTACCTGAAGCTTGGCTTTGTGGTGGACCATAAAATTCAGTTCTACGCCAAAGACCTGACTTAA
- a CDS encoding flippase-like domain-containing protein translates to MIAIFIALLWYVGTTVPADFHPDEPTIIRGVDYLYTTILTIKIEFLALAFLMYFGINLLFTVRLQRVLSKAGVKTTFGKTLQAQFAGMLTSDVTPGRSGYILTPVYLRDQGVPASKGLSTILGIQTIEFLVKVIGGVGAVLYLVTFVPAATWNQLFPQTVAGINLGLIIAGLGIAMMLAGAIVLALFTWSKRAISIFDKIANSRYLKRFTGGLLGKLEEYKESSQSTSKAIPEIILLTFACWLLKGFEWWFLGLALGMTQIPWLAFFLIHPLVTALAFVPITPAGAGVQEFGIIGILGLLGIAAGPAGVFALLARGLLIFEDLVGIPQIVKSTSLIFTRKKEPDTIPPTPPTI, encoded by the coding sequence ATGATTGCCATTTTCATAGCTTTACTTTGGTATGTAGGAACAACTGTTCCAGCTGATTTTCACCCCGATGAACCTACCATTATTAGAGGTGTAGATTACCTCTACACAACCATATTAACCATAAAAATAGAATTTTTAGCCCTTGCTTTTCTTATGTACTTTGGAATTAACCTGCTCTTCACAGTAAGATTGCAACGTGTCCTAAGCAAAGCAGGTGTCAAAACAACTTTTGGCAAAACCTTGCAGGCACAGTTTGCAGGAATGTTAACAAGTGATGTAACACCCGGACGGTCAGGCTACATTCTAACCCCCGTCTACCTAAGAGACCAAGGTGTGCCCGCATCAAAAGGACTCTCAACCATTTTAGGGATTCAAACAATAGAATTTCTGGTTAAAGTAATAGGCGGAGTAGGTGCAGTGCTTTATCTTGTCACCTTTGTTCCAGCAGCAACTTGGAACCAACTATTTCCCCAAACTGTTGCAGGAATAAACCTTGGACTGATCATTGCAGGACTAGGCATCGCCATGATGCTTGCAGGCGCAATTGTGCTTGCCCTCTTCACTTGGTCAAAACGAGCCATATCAATATTTGACAAAATCGCCAACTCCAGATACCTAAAAAGATTCACAGGCGGTCTACTGGGAAAACTCGAAGAATACAAAGAAAGCTCCCAAAGCACCAGCAAAGCCATACCTGAAATAATCCTTCTAACCTTTGCCTGTTGGCTTTTGAAAGGCTTTGAATGGTGGTTCTTAGGCTTAGCATTAGGCATGACTCAAATTCCTTGGCTTGCATTCTTCTTAATACACCCGTTAGTAACAGCTTTAGCATTTGTTCCAATAACCCCCGCAGGTGCTGGAGTGCAAGAATTCGGAATCATCGGAATTCTGGGTCTTTTAGGCATAGCTGCAGGACCCGCAGGCGTATTTGCCCTATTAGCCCGGGGTTTGCTAATTTTTGAGGACTTGGTCGGTATTCCACAAATCGTAAAGTCAACCAGTCTCATTTTCACACGCAAAAAAGAACCCGACACAATCCCGCCCACGCCACCAACAATTTAA
- a CDS encoding GNAT family N-acetyltransferase: protein MNNSLLIRQAQPQDDSALKTIVDASFPRFFRFFALHSLQSKDGNTLLGEAKGSTVGFAKLIWFTIKDEQYGCILWLAVHPTQHRKGYATTLVNAGTKYLQAHGSKAVFASATRGNTASLATFSKEGYSKIGFLGLWRRVGFRVFKFYRAIWFAPSEIVLVKAD from the coding sequence GTGAACAATTCCTTACTGATAAGACAAGCACAGCCACAAGACGACTCAGCCCTAAAAACGATTGTGGATGCCTCTTTTCCACGGTTCTTCCGATTTTTTGCTCTTCACAGTTTACAATCCAAAGACGGCAACACCCTGCTTGGGGAAGCAAAGGGTTCTACTGTGGGATTTGCCAAGCTGATTTGGTTTACAATAAAAGATGAGCAGTACGGATGCATATTGTGGCTTGCAGTACACCCAACCCAGCACAGAAAAGGATACGCCACCACACTGGTCAATGCTGGCACAAAATATCTCCAAGCTCACGGGTCAAAAGCTGTTTTTGCATCTGCTACCCGAGGAAACACAGCGTCATTGGCGACTTTTAGCAAGGAAGGTTATTCAAAGATTGGGTTTTTGGGGTTATGGCGTCGGGTTGGTTTTCGTGTTTTCAAATTTTACCGCGCTATATGGTTTGCGCCAAGCGAAATTGTGCTGGTTAAAGCTGATTAA
- a CDS encoding 6-phosphofructokinase produces the protein MVKTIGIVTSGGDAPGMNAAIRAVTRVAHYNGLQVIGFERGWDGLLTNSFRKLTPRSVGGIIQLGGTFLHTLRCPAFEDPQGVDCAADMLNKNNVDGLVVIGGDGSFRGALDLSKKSGTSMVGIPATIDNDVYGTDETIGFDTAVNTAVNAIDKIRDTAISHERLFIVEVMGRKRGFLALEVGISVGAEIILIPENPTKMDDIMQVMDANAKKGKRAGVIVATEGIGDTHKLMQELQRQTESEVRLSILGYSQRGGSPTARSRLLASLFADRAVELICRDAGNRAVGLQKGQICDIDLTEAATNRKQLDMRMLKLAEMLAI, from the coding sequence TTGGTTAAAACTATTGGTATTGTAACTTCAGGCGGAGACGCGCCAGGAATGAACGCTGCCATACGCGCAGTCACCCGTGTAGCCCACTACAATGGTCTACAAGTTATCGGTTTTGAACGTGGCTGGGATGGACTGCTCACTAATTCCTTCCGTAAACTTACCCCAAGAAGCGTAGGCGGCATCATCCAGCTCGGCGGAACTTTTCTGCATACTCTTCGTTGCCCCGCATTTGAGGACCCTCAAGGCGTGGATTGCGCAGCGGACATGCTAAACAAGAACAACGTAGACGGCTTGGTAGTGATTGGCGGGGATGGCAGTTTTCGTGGTGCCTTGGACTTGAGCAAAAAAAGCGGTACTTCAATGGTTGGGATTCCCGCAACTATTGATAACGACGTGTACGGTACTGATGAAACTATTGGGTTTGATACGGCTGTGAACACTGCGGTTAATGCTATTGACAAAATCCGTGACACCGCAATCAGTCACGAACGCCTCTTCATCGTTGAAGTTATGGGTCGTAAACGTGGGTTCCTCGCCTTAGAAGTAGGCATCAGCGTGGGTGCAGAAATCATTCTTATCCCCGAGAACCCCACAAAAATGGACGACATCATGCAGGTGATGGATGCCAACGCCAAAAAAGGTAAACGTGCAGGCGTAATCGTCGCCACCGAAGGCATCGGAGACACCCACAAACTTATGCAAGAACTCCAACGGCAAACCGAATCCGAAGTCCGCCTCTCCATTCTGGGTTACTCACAACGCGGAGGCAGCCCAACAGCACGAAGCAGACTATTAGCAAGTTTGTTTGCGGACCGCGCGGTGGAGCTGATTTGCAGGGATGCAGGAAACAGGGCAGTTGGTTTGCAGAAAGGGCAAATCTGCGACATCGACCTAACCGAAGCTGCAACCAACAGAAAACAGTTGGATATGCGCATGCTAAAACTCGCTGAAATGCTGGCAATATAG
- a CDS encoding cytidylate kinase family protein: MIGVKIGDKAPDFTLPDTENRTRSLKEFLGQKVVLVFFVGAFTLTSTKEVCDFRDSMSQFINLKAQIVGIDVNVPSKNKAFAEKNRLQFPILSDSKRDVFKAYGLDVPAYVGAEGEPVACRLGDGCYPAAKRSIFVLDEDGIIRYVWSSNIPETEPDYTEISETLKQISLEERAPSEHTIITISRQAGSGGDEIAQKVSTLLGYAYFDKNMLMNVAKCIGVSEEDIADFSEDVYTVKSLVDKILLREKPAAISITQKGDEVISKTLDEEKCLSVIQTVINNLAGRGNTVIVGRGGQAILKHKVGVLHVRIIAPLNERIERIMKTKALTKEDAQKLIEDHDRASAEYLHRFYSINWEDPAVYDLVLNTWKMDENTAAGIIASAASKKW; this comes from the coding sequence TTGATAGGAGTCAAAATTGGTGACAAGGCACCTGATTTTACTTTACCAGACACAGAAAATAGAACCCGCAGTCTCAAAGAGTTTCTAGGACAAAAAGTCGTGTTAGTCTTTTTCGTTGGAGCTTTCACTTTAACTTCAACCAAAGAAGTATGCGACTTTAGAGATTCAATGTCACAATTCATTAATTTAAAAGCTCAAATTGTCGGAATCGACGTCAACGTTCCCTCCAAAAACAAGGCATTTGCTGAGAAAAACAGGTTACAATTTCCAATATTAAGCGATAGCAAGCGTGATGTTTTCAAAGCTTACGGTTTAGACGTTCCTGCTTATGTTGGCGCTGAAGGAGAACCAGTTGCATGCCGATTGGGTGATGGTTGTTACCCTGCTGCAAAACGTTCAATCTTTGTCCTTGACGAAGACGGTATAATCCGTTATGTTTGGTCTTCTAATATTCCTGAAACTGAACCAGACTATACTGAAATAAGTGAAACTTTAAAACAAATTTCGCTGGAAGAACGAGCACCAAGCGAACATACCATAATAACTATTTCAAGACAGGCAGGTAGTGGCGGAGACGAGATTGCGCAGAAAGTCAGCACGCTTCTGGGCTATGCTTATTTTGATAAGAATATGCTGATGAATGTGGCTAAGTGTATCGGTGTTTCTGAGGAGGATATTGCAGATTTTTCTGAGGATGTTTACACGGTTAAAAGTTTAGTGGATAAAATCTTGCTTCGTGAGAAACCTGCCGCTATATCTATAACTCAGAAGGGCGACGAGGTAATCAGTAAAACTCTTGACGAGGAAAAATGCCTCTCTGTGATTCAAACAGTTATCAACAACTTGGCAGGTAGAGGTAACACGGTTATTGTAGGACGGGGCGGTCAAGCAATATTGAAGCATAAAGTGGGAGTGCTTCACGTAAGGATAATTGCGCCCCTCAATGAGAGAATTGAACGAATCATGAAAACTAAAGCATTAACAAAAGAGGATGCTCAAAAACTAATTGAAGACCATGACCGTGCATCAGCGGAGTATCTGCACCGATTCTACAGTATAAACTGGGAAGACCCCGCCGTTTATGATTTGGTTTTGAATACTTGGAAAATGGATGAAAACACAGCCGCGGGAATAATTGCTTCAGCAGCATCAAAGAAATGGTAG